The Terriglobales bacterium genomic sequence CCGCGGGAATGATGGTCGCCAGGGCAAAACAGAAAACGAAAAGATGCTTCAAGCGAGGCTCCTTAGGCGGGAGGATGCGAGCGAGTGGCTCATTATCCGCCAGCAGAGCGGAGTTCGGCAATGCGCCGGGACGCTTAGCCGGGACGGTTAGTGAAGCAAGATTTGGGATTAAGATGGAGGATTGCGAGGAGCGGGCGAGACGGGAATGCAGGTCACGGAGATATACCGGTCAATCCAGGGCGAGAGTTCTTTTGCCGGCCTGCCGTGCACCTTCGTGCGCCTGACCGGGTGCAACCTGCGCTGTACCTGGTGTGACAGCGAATACACGTTCAGCGGCGGGCAGCGCATGGCGGCGGAGGAAATCGAGGCCGAGGTGCGGCGGTTGGCAAGCTCCGGACTGGTCGAGATCACCGGCGGCGAGCCGATGCTGCAGGAGCGCGAAGTAGTGCCGCTGATGGGGAGGCTGGTGGCGGCGGGATACACCGTGCTCCTAGAAACCAGCGGCGAGCGGCCGTTGAAGAACGTTCCCCGGGCGGTACACAAGATCGTGGATGTGAAGTGTCCGGGATCGGAGGAAGGCGATACGTTCGATGTAACGAACCTGTCGGCACTGAGCATCCGGGACGAGGTCAAGTTCGTGCTGGCCACGCGCAATGACTACGAGTTCGCGCGCGATTTCGTGCTTGCACACGGTTTAATTTCCAGGGTGGCAGGTGTGATCTTTTCGCCGGCCTTCCGCAAGGACGCCCGGGGGGAACGGGATACGTCGCATTGCCTGTTGGATCCGCGCGAGCTGGCGGACTGGATTGTGGCAGATGGGCTAAACGTGCGGCTGGGATTGCAGATTCATAAATTCATCTGGGCGCCGGAGACGAAGGGCGTGTGAGGGCAGAATTTTCGAACTGCGGAATCGGGTAATGGAAGGGCTGTCGCTTTGATGTTCAATACTTTCATTGCGGGGTCATCCGATTCGGCAATTCTAACGAGGCAGGGATGACCAGCGACCGTCGGAGAGCGGTGGTGCTGCTGAGCGGGGGGATGGATTCCTGCGTCTGCGCGGCGCTGGCGGCGCGGGACTACGATGCGGCGGCGCTGCACGTCATGTACGGTCAGAGGACGGAAGAGCGCGAGCGGCGGGCGTTTGAGGGGGTGTGCGAGCGGCTCGGCATCACGCGGCGGATGGTGATCCGCAACCAGGCCCTGCGGCAGATTGGCGGGTCGGCCCTGACGGATGCGACGATTGCGGTACCGGAAGCGGTGCGCGAGTTTGACGGCAGAGATGCCGAAGCTGCCCGCGCGGGGGCGCGTGTGCCA encodes the following:
- a CDS encoding radical SAM protein → MQVTEIYRSIQGESSFAGLPCTFVRLTGCNLRCTWCDSEYTFSGGQRMAAEEIEAEVRRLASSGLVEITGGEPMLQEREVVPLMGRLVAAGYTVLLETSGERPLKNVPRAVHKIVDVKCPGSEEGDTFDVTNLSALSIRDEVKFVLATRNDYEFARDFVLAHGLISRVAGVIFSPAFRKDARGERDTSHCLLDPRELADWIVADGLNVRLGLQIHKFIWAPETKGV